CTCAACGGCGGCCCGGAGTTCCGCTTCAACGAGGCCATCTCGTTCCAGCTCTTCTGCGCGGACCAGCAGGAGCTGGACCACTACTGGGAGAGGCTGACCGAGGGCGGCGCCGAGGTCGCCTGCGGTTGGCTCAGGGACAAGTTCGGGGTGTCCTGGCAGGTGATCCCGGTCGGGCTGATCGAACGGATCAGTGACCCGGACCCGGAGAAGGCGCAGAGGGTGACCGCGGCGATGCTCTCGATGGTCAAGTTCGACTTCGCCGCCCTGGAGAAGGCCTACACGGGGGAGTAGGCACGGGCCGCACTACCCCGGAGCGGGCTCCTCGGAGAGCCGGCGCCGCAGGTTGACCCGGGCCCGGTAGGTGAGCGTCTTGACGGCGCCGACCCGCAGGCCGGTGCGCGAGGCGATCTCCTTGGAGCTCAGGCCGCCCCAGTAACGGAGTGTGACGGCCGTCCGCTGGTGGTCGTTCAGTGCGGCGAGCGCGGCGAAAACCCGGTCGGCCTCCACGATGGCAATCACCAGTTCCTCCACCCGAATACCGGCATCGGTGTCGCCGACCACGTCGAACGCGGACTCGCGCCGGGTCGAGCGCCGTTTGTCGTGGTCGAGCATGAGGTTTCGGGCGATGGTGATTATCCAGGCACCCATGTCGGTGCCGGTGAACTGGTAGTTACCAATTCCCGTCATTGCCCTGACAAAGGTGTCCTGGGTCAGGTCCTCGGCCAGGGCGCGATTCCCCGTCCGCCGGACGAGGAAGGCGAGCACCCGGCCCTGGTAGAGACGGTAGAGCTCGGTCCAGGCAGCGCCGTCCCCGGCCTTCGCGGCGTCGATCAGCGCTGGTGTGACGGTCATGCCGGACCTCCTGGGAGTGGAAGGGCTGTCACGTTAGGAGGATGCGTGCAGGCGTGCAAGCGATTCCCTGGAATTGACCCGTCCGCATTTCCTCGCACTCAATCTGAGCAGGTGTGATGCGCTGTCGGGGGGCTTGCGAGCATGCAAGTGCGCGCCCGTGGACGGGACACGCGATAGCCTGCGCGCCATGCAGTTGACAGGGGACACCTCGGACGCGACGACCCCGGCCCAGCGCTTCGGGGCGGTCGTCCACGAGGCCGCGCAGCGGGCCGGCTACGACCTCACACCCGGGACGGGCGGTCGTCTCGCCCTCGCCAGGGACACCGGAATGAGCGCCTCGGCGGTCGGCCGGATGCTGCGCGGCGAAACGCTGCCGAGACCCTCCCAATTCCAGCGAATTGCCCAGGTGGTCCACCTCGACCTGCGGGAGCTGTTGGTCCGTGGCGGCATTGTTTCCGAGGATTCCGCACATGATCTAGCTCGGGGTGTACGCTCACCCATCACCCCCGAAGAAGCGTTGGACGCATGGGGTATCAGGCATCCCATGATCAGGAAATTCCTCCTCGCCACCATTGCGCAGGCATTCGCCCTGCAGCGGGAAAGCGAGCACGAAAGCCGCGGGGGAGGGTCTGCGCACATGTAGAGGTGAGGCCAGAAATGCGGAGAATCTCGCCGAGGACGACCGACGGGCTACGCGTCGCCGCCGCGGCCGCCGGAATCGCGGCGATCGTCGTCGGCACGTACGACTCCCGCTGGATCCCCGTTCTCGGCTGCCTCGCCGTCATCGCCCTGTCCCTGACCGAGTTCGCGCTGGCCAGGCTGCGCCGCTGGATCGCGGAGACGGAGAGCCGCAGTGAGCGGCAGCTCGCCCAGGTCACCGCCCGGCAGAGCGGTCCGCCCGCCCGGCCGCCCGAGGGCGGAACCGGAGGCGGGGCCGGGAGTCGCCCGCAGTACGGGGCGCCGGGGCGTCGTTCCCGCCCGGCGCGCCATCTCGGCCTGGCCCCCGACGTCACCGTCTTTGACGTCACCGTCCCTGACGCCACCGGCCCGGACGCCACCGCCCGGCCGTCCGCACCCGCCGACCGCGGCGCCGGTGCGGATGCCGGTGCCGACCCGGCCTCGGACGGGCTGCTGCGCCTGCTGGAAGCCGTGCACCAGGAGCTGAACCTCGCCAACGAGGAGGCCGCGCACGCCAGGGCCGAACTCGCCGACCTGACCCGGGAATGGAACGCCCTCGTCCAGGAGTCCGTGTGCAGGCAGCTCGGCTTCTGCGGGCCGCCCGGCTCCGACCGGCCGTCACCCCGGGGCCGGCCCTGGCCGCCCGGCCGCCCGGCGCCGCGGCCTCCGCGCCCGGGGCCCGACCTGTGACGGCACGCCACGGGTAGCTGTCGGGCTGTCGGCTTCGGAGCGCCGGCCGAGCGGCCGGTGGCGGGGGCTGAACGCGCGCCCCGCCGTGGTCGGAGTCGGAGTCGGAGTCGGAGTCGGCGCCGGATTGTCGGCCCCGGCGGGCAGGATGGCCGCATGCTGATCCGGATCGAGGCGACCGACCTGCCGGGGCGGGACTGCCCTGCCGGGGGTGATTTCCCCGGCCGTACCGACGTCCATGTCGCGGTGCAGCGCCGGGGCCGGCCGGCCGAGCTGTTCGGCCTGCGGCCGGGTGACGCCGCGTCGGCCGTCTGGGAGCTGGACTGCTCCGCCACCCGTACCCCGTCCGGCGGGCCGGACCTCAGGGGGCCGTACCTGCAGGGCGGTCCGGGGGCCCGTTTTGTCTATCTCCCCTGGGGGTCGGTCGACGCCGCCGGCGGCTTCGCCATGTTCCGGCGGGCGAAGCTGATGCTGGACGCGGTCGACCCGGCCGTCCTGGAGGCGGCCGAGCGGTCCGGGCTGCTGATCGCCCGGCTGGGCCTCACCGACGCGAAGGGGCATCCGCTCTGCGCCGCCGTCCGGCCGCCGCTGGTCGCCTGGTCGGCCGGGCCCGCCGGCTCGCCCTCCGACGCCGCCGCACCGGGGGCCTGACCCGTCGTCCCCGATAGTCCTGCGCGCCAGGCCGGCCCGGCCCGGCGGCCGCGTCGTCCCAAGTCGTGCTACCGGCAGGATGGTTGAGCGACCTCGGCCGCCGGCGTCCCGGTGCGCCCGCGCCGTCCGCCGGTCGTGGCGGGTGAAGCCGGACGGTGCTACGGGTCGGCAACTTCCTTCCGCAGAAGGCCTTCCACTCACCATGTGACGTATGCAATGGTACATGTCACACTCCCCGCCGTGCCATGGCGGAGCCGCCCCACGGCTCCCCAGCAACGGTCCTCACCT
The sequence above is a segment of the Kitasatospora sp. NBC_00240 genome. Coding sequences within it:
- a CDS encoding VOC family protein — protein: MTSDGFTTCLWFDGQAEEAAAFYTSVFQNSRLGRVGRYTEAGPGPAGSVMAVEFEANGQKFVALNGGPEFRFNEAISFQLFCADQQELDHYWERLTEGGAEVACGWLRDKFGVSWQVIPVGLIERISDPDPEKAQRVTAAMLSMVKFDFAALEKAYTGE
- a CDS encoding RNA polymerase sigma factor; protein product: MTVTPALIDAAKAGDGAAWTELYRLYQGRVLAFLVRRTGNRALAEDLTQDTFVRAMTGIGNYQFTGTDMGAWIITIARNLMLDHDKRRSTRRESAFDVVGDTDAGIRVEELVIAIVEADRVFAALAALNDHQRTAVTLRYWGGLSSKEIASRTGLRVGAVKTLTYRARVNLRRRLSEEPAPG
- a CDS encoding helix-turn-helix transcriptional regulator; this translates as MQLTGDTSDATTPAQRFGAVVHEAAQRAGYDLTPGTGGRLALARDTGMSASAVGRMLRGETLPRPSQFQRIAQVVHLDLRELLVRGGIVSEDSAHDLARGVRSPITPEEALDAWGIRHPMIRKFLLATIAQAFALQRESEHESRGGGSAHM
- a CDS encoding DUF5990 family protein codes for the protein MLIRIEATDLPGRDCPAGGDFPGRTDVHVAVQRRGRPAELFGLRPGDAASAVWELDCSATRTPSGGPDLRGPYLQGGPGARFVYLPWGSVDAAGGFAMFRRAKLMLDAVDPAVLEAAERSGLLIARLGLTDAKGHPLCAAVRPPLVAWSAGPAGSPSDAAAPGA